In the genome of Deltaproteobacteria bacterium, the window ATTTGTTCGGGTTTCTGACCTTTCACTACCTTGTCGGCAGGATCCGAGGTGGGTTCGCCGTCCAGTTCCTTAATGCGTTCCGCAAACATCTCCGCGTGCCGCATTTCGTCGATGGCGATCAATTTGACGTTCTTGGCCAGCTCGCCGTAATCCATGCTGTCCAAACCGTAATGCTGGTTCATATACTGGGAAATGGCGTGCAGTTCCATCCCCCTGGCTTCGTTCAATACGCCGATTACCTTGGCTTTCCTTTCTTCACGAGAGCTCTCGTCCATCGTTACGTCCCCTTTCCGGTGTTATGCATGAACTCAAAAAGCTCCATATCCAGACCATTAGAATCTAGGTTCCTAGGCAGAAATGTCAAGATCGGATCGACACCCGAGGCTGAGCATGGATTTAGGGAAGGCTCGATGACGGGAAGGACCGGAGATACGTCTGGGAGGCGGGCTACATCCGTGTCTTGGGCGGTATGCACAGACACCGGGACAGATCTTGCGTCACCTTTGGGATCATGTCTGAGAGCCGTCGGACTCGATACAAGGTCTACTGTGTGGATTCATGCGGCTTGGGCGTGGACCCTCGTGTAGAGGACCCGAACCGCCCCTTGGACACGAAAAAAGGCGCAGCCTCTTCAGGTTACGCCTTATTATACATATGGTGCCGAAGGCGGGATTTGAACCCGCACGGGCGTCGCCCACCACCCCCTCAAGATGGCGTGTCTACCAAATTCCACCACTTCGGCACGAGGTTAAGTACTGCGGTTTTCCGGCATGGAACTCGAATCATTGGCCGGCCGGAGCGCTGGTTCCTCCCTGGCTTTCCGGCGCCGGAGCCGGTTGAGCCTGTGTGGGCTCGGGCTGGGGAGCAGCCTTATCCTCGGGGTTAATGGGCTGAACGGGTTGCTCCGATTGCGGCGCGGCTTGTTCCTCTTGACTTACGGGCGGAGGAGTGGTCTGCATGATGGATTTTTCCGCCTTTGGCGCAGACATCAAAGCCAGGCCCAGGGAGGTGAGCATAAAGACAACGGCCACGATTGTGGTCATTTTGCTGAGGAACGTAGCCGCTCCCCCGCTCCCGAAAATGGTCTGGCTCGAACCGCCGAAGGCCGCGCCCAGATCAGCGCCTTTGCCGCTCTGCAGCAGGATGATCAGAATGATCGCGACACACACAAGTACGTGAATGATACTGATAATGACAACCATGTATTGAACGGGTTCCCTTTGCTAAAAATTCACTATCCCTAGAAAATCCAGGGGGTTCAGGCTGGCTCCTCCCACCAGCAGACCATCGATGTCCGCCTGGGCCATGAGTTTCCCCGCGTTCCCCGGCTTAGCAGAGCCACCATATAATATTCTCGTTTTCGAGGCAACATCTTTATCAAATTTGATCCCCAGTTGATCGCGAATAAGGCGATGTACGCTCTGGGCCTGCTCGGGGGTTGCATTGCGTCCGGTACCGATGGCCCAGACCGGTTCGTAGGCGATCACCACGTTTTCCATCAGCGCTGAGGAGATCCCGGACAGGCCGCCCTCGATCTGCACTTCCAGTACGCCGAACACCCGCTCCGCCTCCCGTTCCTCCAAGGTTTCACCGATGCAGAGGATCGGCCTGAGTTGGTGTTTCAGGGCGCTTTGCATTTTGTGGTTGATCATTTCATCCGTTTCGCCGAACAGATGTCTTCGTTCGGAGTGGCCCAGAATCACGTAGTTCACTCCAAGATCCGTGAGCATGACCGGCGAGACCTCTCCGGTGAACGCTCCCTTATCTTCCCAATGCATGTTTTGGGCGCCGAGGGCCACGTCCGACGTATCCACCAGCCTCGCCACGGCCAGCAGGGATGTGAACGGCGGGGCCACCATGACCTCCACCTTGGACGGACGTTTTCCATTGATGATGTCCCTGACCAAACTTTCGGACTCAGCCACCGATTTGTGCATCTTCCAGTTTCCCGCTATGAGCGGTATCCGTTCGGCCGTCATGTTTCCTCCTAGCAGTCTTCAGGATTCCAGCGCAGCGACGCCCGGCAAGGTTTTTCCTTCCAGAAGGGTAAGGAAGGCTCCGCCGCCCGTAGAGATAAAAGACATGTCCGCTTCTTTTCCCGCTCTGTGGACAGCCAGACCCGTATCACCCCCGCCAATGATGGTCAGGGCGCCGGAATCGGCCACCGCATCCATGACGGCGTATGTCCCCTTGCTGAAGGGCTCGAACTCGAAGGCGCCCATGGGGCCGTTCCAAATGATGGTCCGGGCGCCTTTAAGGGCTTCGCTGAAGAGCAGGGTACTGGCCGGTCCGATGTCCAGAATCATGAAATCCCCGGGGACTTCCTGAACCGCTACGGTTTGTGTGGTCGTATTGACGTCCAACTCCTTGCCCACAACGGCATCCACGGGGACGTAGAACGGCTTTCCCGCTCGCCGGGCCTGTTCCATCAGTTCAGCGGCCTTGGATGTCATATCTTCTTCCACAAGGGAACGACCCGTGGCGAATCCCTGGGCTCGTAAAAACGTATTGGCCATGGCGCCGCCGATGATCAACTTGTCCACGTTCCGGAGCAGATGTTCGAGGAGCTCCAGCTTGTCGGTCACTTTTGCCCCGCCGATGAGGGCCACCAGGGGGCGCTCCGGACGCTCCATGGATCGATGGAAGTAATCCAGTTCCCTTTTCATCAGGAGCCCGGCCGCCTTTTCCTTGAAGAAGCGGGTTACAGCGGAGACCGATGCGTGGGCCCGATGGGAAACCCCGAAGGCGTCGTTGATATATACATCGCACCCCATGGCCAGTTGGCGGGCGAATTCCGGATCGTCATCGGTTTCGCCCGGATGAAAGCGAAGATTCTCGAGGAGCACGACGTCTCCCGGCTTCATTGTGAAAACCACGGCCTGAGTTTCGGCGCCGATACAGTCCGGAGCCAGGGTCACGGAACGTCCGAGAAGCTCGCCCAGACGCTCGGC includes:
- the secG gene encoding preprotein translocase subunit SecG, with translation MVVIISIIHVLVCVAIILIILLQSGKGADLGAAFGGSSQTIFGSGGAATFLSKMTTIVAVVFMLTSLGLALMSAPKAEKSIMQTTPPPVSQEEQAAPQSEQPVQPINPEDKAAPQPEPTQAQPAPAPESQGGTSAPAGQ
- a CDS encoding phosphoglycerate kinase encodes the protein MKSIDQIALGGKKLFIRADFNVPLDEERHITDDNRIRMVLPTLEYALKQGASLVLASHGGRPKGKPDPKFSLKPVAERLGELLGRSVTLAPDCIGAETQAVVFTMKPGDVVLLENLRFHPGETDDDPEFARQLAMGCDVYINDAFGVSHRAHASVSAVTRFFKEKAAGLLMKRELDYFHRSMERPERPLVALIGGAKVTDKLELLEHLLRNVDKLIIGGAMANTFLRAQGFATGRSLVEEDMTSKAAELMEQARRAGKPFYVPVDAVVGKELDVNTTTQTVAVQEVPGDFMILDIGPASTLLFSEALKGARTIIWNGPMGAFEFEPFSKGTYAVMDAVADSGALTIIGGGDTGLAVHRAGKEADMSFISTGGGAFLTLLEGKTLPGVAALES
- a CDS encoding triose-phosphate isomerase, translated to MTAERIPLIAGNWKMHKSVAESESLVRDIINGKRPSKVEVMVAPPFTSLLAVARLVDTSDVALGAQNMHWEDKGAFTGEVSPVMLTDLGVNYVILGHSERRHLFGETDEMINHKMQSALKHQLRPILCIGETLEEREAERVFGVLEVQIEGGLSGISSALMENVVIAYEPVWAIGTGRNATPEQAQSVHRLIRDQLGIKFDKDVASKTRILYGGSAKPGNAGKLMAQADIDGLLVGGASLNPLDFLGIVNF
- a CDS encoding bacterioferritin, whose product is MDESSREERKAKVIGVLNEARGMELHAISQYMNQHYGLDSMDYGELAKNVKLIAIDEMRHAEMFAERIKELDGEPTSDPADKVVKGQKPEQMFAQDSGLEDNTIDRYNQFLLVCRENGDSTTMKLFAQIIDEEQEHFNYFDNIRNHIKELGSVFLARIAGTPSSTGGYSKGFIMGAGGQSAQ